The DNA sequence CCAGTTTCTAATATATCTAATATTCTTCCATCAATAATTGCACTACTATCTAATATTTTACCTCTTCCTGTTTTTTCTGATTTTACAGATTTTTTTTCTTTATAAGCTTTCATTACTACATCAATAAAATATTCTATTCCCCATCCAGCTACTACTCCAAATAATATATATACAGATTTATCTCTTAGCATAAAGAAATTTGAAGCTTTGTAAAAAAGAAATACATTCACCAAAATTAAAATTAATCCCCTTACATTCATTTTTTCACTCTCCTCATAATTATGGTAGTGTCAAATAAAGTTTCCTTTTTAAGTCACTATCCTTTATATTTATTATCTTTGCGCGTTATATTTGACTCCTCCCCCAAAATAAGGTAATATTTTATTATAACCAGTAACAAAATACACCAAATTAGGAGGAGATTCTTATGCCAAAATATGTGTACACTTTGCTGAAAATTATTGCCATTCAACAAAAATTAATTATTGCTTTAATGATCTTTGCTCTAGGTAAAAAATTCGAGTTTCTTAATTCTAAATCTGATGATAAACCCATCGATAAAAAATACCATAGACTCATTGTTGATAAAATGCCTATTTTTAAAAAAATTGTTAAATTTGACTATAAAATACTTCTTGAACAATACCAACTTAAACACAATAAGCCTTTAAAACCCATTAAACGCAGAAAAGAAAGCTCCGTTCCCAAAAGCTTGATTTGCCCCATTTGTGGTGCTCCTCATATATATATTTATGATAACAACGGACATAAAGGTCAATTTAAATGTAAAATATGCAATACCAATTTCCATGAAAAAAATCACTTTGCAAAATTTGTTGTTTTTAAATGTCCTCATTGTGGCAAAACTCTTGAAAAAATTAAGGAGCGTAAAGATTTCTTCGTCCACAAATGTACAAATAAAAAATGCTCTTTTTATTTGAAAAATCTACAAAAAATGGATGCTGACGAAAGAAAAATTTATAAAAATGATCCTAGTAAATTTAAACTTCATTATATTTATAGAGAATTTACATTTGATTTTAATTCTCTTGATAAAGATTCTCTCGTTCCTATTCCAAGTGATTTATCTAAGATACAAGTTTCTCCTTATACATTAGGGCTTATTCTTTCTTACAATATTAATTTTGGTATCTCTGCAAGAAAAACTGCCAATTTATTAAAAGAAATTCACGGCATCAATATTTCTTATCAATCTATTTTAAATTATGCTAAAGCTGTCGCCACCAATGTTAAACCTATTATTGACAATTATCCCTATAAACTTTCTGACTCCATTTGTGGTGATGAAACTTACACTAAAGTCCTTGGTAAATGGAAATATATTTTCTTTTTCTTTGATACTAAGAAAAAAATTATTTTATCTCATTATACTTCTTCTTCAAGAGATACTAAATCTGCTTGCAAAGCTCTTATTGATGTTATTAGCAAGTATAGGGAGCTCCCTGAAGACTTCCAAGTCATTGTTGATGGCAACCCCATATACTTGCTAGCACAACAATTCTTTGCTCAACACGACATTAATTTTAACGTTGAACAAGTCATCGGTTTAACTAATAAAGATAAAGTTTCTAAAAAATTTAGGCCTCTTAAACAAATTATTGAAAGACTGAACAGAACCTTTAAAGAAAATTATCATTATACTAACGGTTACAATTCTCATTCTGGCGCTTTTACTTCTGTTACTTTATTTACAGCGTATTTTAATTTCCTTCGGCCTCATTCTTCTTTGGAAAATAACGTACCTGTTGTTATTCCTGAACTTACTGATTTACCCAACATGCCTGCTCGTTGGGGTAAACTTATTGAGTTATCTCAATATTTTATTCCTGAAAAACATATAGCATAATTTTTATAATTTTACTTCTGCCTTACCATTACTTTTTTCTCAAAAGTGATGGATTTTTCTGCTTTTTGTTTTTTATTTCTTTCTAATATTTTCAATTTAATTCTATAAAAAATCTTAGGGTTTTTTCATGATTTTAGCATAAATTTCTTCTTCTTTTTCTGCTTTTTATTTTTTTAGTTTTTCTCATAGTTTTCATAAACTTTTGACACTACCATAATTATTCATAATATGTTTGACCGACAAAAATATGTTTAGTTTTCTTCACACAACTATATGTAGTAGTATGATTTTAAAAATCTACTTTTTAAAAGTCTTAGCATAATACAACTTTATAACATCTCTATTTTTAATCGGTGTTATAAATTCTGCCTTTTTACCATTTAACTCTATTTGTAGCACTCCTCCTCTCTCTTTTATTAAATCTTCTGGATTGTAATAATTAAAAATATCTGATAATATTAATTTTGAGCTAGAACTTCCTGCAACTTCAATTCTATCCCCATTTTCTATAATATCTTCTCCAGAAGTTTTTTTACTGTTTTTTAATATTTCCACTCCTATTTTACCAAAATTTATAATTTCACCGTTTACAGTAACTTTAATCTCTTCGCTTTCTTCTGTTATATCCATTACATCTTTTACTTTTAGCATAGCTTTATCTATTTTTTTAGTTTCAAGTATATCGCCATTAAAAATTTCACTATTTAAATCTAATTCTTTATTATCTCTTAATAAAATTTCATTTGGAACTAATATTTCCATCTCTTTTCCATTTATATAAAATTTTAGACTATTTTCCGAATCTAATATATCTTTTGCTAAAAATTTTTCTTTAACTTCAATTTCATCATTATCTTTTATAAGATAATTATCAGCTTTAATTTCACCATTTACCTTTATAATTGGTTCTAATATCTTTTTTTCATCATTAATTTTTACCTCTATATTTTTATATTCTTTTTTTAAATTTTCTATATAAAAAACAGCATCTCTTCCTGCTCTTTTATAAATAATTTCTATCTCATCATTATCAAATATTTCATCTTCTAAACTTCTTTTTTCACCATTTACTTTTATAGTTGCAAGCTGTCCTATTTCCCCTTTTTCAAATCTCAATTTACCATTTAATTTGAATGTAATTGGATTCCCAGAACTGCTATATAGTTTTTTCATACTTAGCCCAGAAGACAACAGTGTATCTCTTAAAGTTATACTATTTTTAAATGAAAAAACTCTGTGTGAAATCCTATTAATTGTTACAGATATTATTTTAAATCCTCTTCCGTTTATTGCCATATTTGCAATCCCAACAGGTGTAATAAATTCTGCTGTTGTAAGCATATTTGTTTTATCTACCATATTTTTTATTATTTCTGTTCCTCTTACAGCTACTCTTTGTATTGGCAATGAAATAGCTTCACTTAAATTTTCTCTCAATAGCGGAATTAAGCTTCCTCCACCTATTAATATAATAGCTTGAGGTGCTTTCCCATTTAATTCGAGAATTTTATCAGCAATTTTATGTGATAATTCATGTATTACAGGTTCTATTTTCCCTAATATCTCTTTTTTATCTATTTCATATTCCATTCCTAAAATATCTGTATACCCAACTTTTTCTATATCTTTATTTAATTCTCTTTTTATTTTTTCAGCTTCTGAAAAATCTAATATATACTCTTCTGATATTTTTTCTGTTATTTCGTCCCCAGCCATTGGAACCATCTCATATCCAATTATTTTACCACTTTTAGTAACAGCAATATCTGATGTGCCTGCCCCTATATCTACCAATGCTAAGTTAAGTTTCCTCATATCTTCTGAAATTACCACACTTATTGCTGCAATTGGTTCTAATGTTAAATTAATTATCTCCAAATTAACTTTTTTCGCCATTGTGAATATACTATCCACAACTATTTTAGGTAAAAATGTAGCTAAAACTTCTACTTCTAATTTGCTTCCTTTTTGCAACTTTGGATTTTTTATATATTCATTATCCAATTTATATTCGCTTACAGTGTAACCTACACAATGATATTCTTTATATTTTTCACTTAAATTTATCATACTATTTTGTACTGCTATTAATTCTAAAGTAGCCACATTTTCTTCAGTTATTTCATATTTTGGATTAAATTCTTTTTCAGCTTTAGCACTTGATGTTACCAATGCTCTTCCTGCTACTGCTACTGCCACTTGTGTTACTCTGTTTTCTTCTCCATTTTCTATACTTTCTTTTATTTTTAATACCGTTTCAGATACTTTTTCTATATCATGAATTTGACCATCTTCCATAGCTCTTGTTTCATGCTCTAATGTTATTGATTTTTTTATTATAATTTTATTTTCTTCATAATCGACTAATAATCCAACTACATTTCTAGTCCCAACATCAAGAGCAAATAAATTTTTCATTGTATACCTCCAAAATCGTATGCTTTTATTTTAATTCAGCAACTGTTACTCCTAATCCGCCTTCATTCATATTCCCATCTCTAAAACTTGCAATATATCTGCTTGTTTTTATATACTTTTGTATTCCTATTCTTAATTTACCAGTCCCTTTTCCGTGAATAATATAAATTTCTTGATAATTATTTAGCATTGCTTTGTCCAAATAGTTATCTAAGTCAATTATTGCTTCGTCTAAAGTTTCTCCTCTTAAATCAATTTCACTTCTAACTCTTGACTTTGTAAATGCATAATTTTTTGACCTGCTTTTTTGTTTTTTCTTTTTTTCAATTTTTTTCACATCATCTATTGAAACCATTAATTTTAATATCCCTGCTTGTACCTGTATTTCTCCTTTTGATTCCATAACTTTTAAAACTATTGCATTTTGACCTAATTTTGTTAAAAATACATCTTCCCCAACTTTTATATCTATATGTTTGTTTCTTTTTTTGATTATTTTTACTGTTTTTTCTTTGTCTTCTACTAAAGATTTTCTTAACATATTTAAACTTTTTTGTGTCTCTTTTGCATCTTGTTTTATATTTTCTTCTTTTTGAATTTTATCTACCAAAGCTTTTGCTTTCATCTGCATATTTTTCAGTAATTCATCTGCTTTATCATACGCTTCTTTTAATGTATTATTTTTCTCTTTTTCTATCTCTTCTAATTTTTCTTCATATTCTCTAGTTTTTTTTTCAAAATCTGCTTTAAGTTCCTCTACTTTCAATTTTTCTGCTTCTATTTCTCTGCTTTTCTCTTCTATATTTCTTATCATATTTTCTACTTTTTTATCTTCTTCGCTTATATATTTTTCTGCTCTTTCTATTATATCAGGTTTTAATCCTAATTTTTTAGCAATTATAAGTGCATTACTTTTCCCAGGTATCCCCATTAATAGTTTATAAGTTGGAGATAACGTCTCTACATCAAATTCCATAGATGCAGTTTCTATCCCCTCTTCATTATATCCATAAGCTTTTACTTCACTATAATGAGTCGTTACTATTAATTTAGCATTTTTAGATTTTATATAATCAACAACTGCCATTGCAAAAGCTGCACCTTCTATAGGGTCTGTTCCAGAACCTAATTCATCTAATAATATCAAACTATTTCTAGTGGTTTTTTCTGTAATTGTTTTTATATTCTTTAAATGTGATGAAAATGAGCTTAAACTTTGCTCAATGCTTTGTTCATCTCCAATATCTGCATAAACTCCATTAAACATCCCAATATCACTTTGTTCATCTGCTGGTACAGGTATTCCAGATAGTGCCATAATAGTTATTAATCCTGCTGTTTTTAATGTAACTGTTTTCCCACCTGTATTAGGCCCGGTAATTAACATTATATTATATTTTTTACCAACTTCAAATGTAAGTGGAACGCTCTCTTCTTTCCTTAACAAAGGATGTCTTGCTTTTATTAATTTAAGATATTCTCTATCATTATATTTAGGTATTTTACAATCATTTTCTATAGAATACATTGCTTTTGAATTTAAAAAATCTATTTCTAAAATGTTTTCTGCTAAATTTTCAATTCCATCTCTATTATTTCTAATTGTATCTGTTAATCTAAGTAATAATTTTCTTATCTCTTCTCTTTCCCTTACTTCAAGTTCTCTTATTTTATTGTTTAAAGATACTACGCTAAGTGGCTCTATATAAATAGTTGCTCCACTACTAGACCTATCATGTTCTATTCCTTTTATTTGCCCTTTAAAATCTGCTTTTATTGGAATTACACATCTTCCATCTCTTATTGTAACTATTTTTTCTTGAATAGCTTTTGCATTATTTGGATTATTTACAATTTCGTCAAATTTTCTATTAATAGTATCATTTATAGATTTTTTTTGTCTTCTTATCTCTCTAATTTCTAAAGAAGCATCATCTTTTATCTCTTTATTTTCATCTACAACTTTGCTTATTAGTTCTTCTATCCCTTTATATATTGGAACATCTTTAAAAAATAGATATAATGCCCTATATTTATCTTTTAAACTTTCTATCTTATTTTTTGCTCTTCTAAAAAGCTTTAAATTTTCATTTATATAATAAAATTCTTCTGGTGAAAGATATGTACCAATAAGTTCTGTTTTTTCTATTACATTTTTTATATTTTTTAATCCTTCTAGCTCAATTCCAGCATCATATCTAAGTAAATCCATATAATCTTCAATTATTTTCATACTTTTTTTTATTTCATTTATATCTTTTAAAGGCTCTAAATTTAATATTCTATTTTGAACTTCTTCTGTATATACAAATCCTGATATAATATTTCTTATTTTATCAAATTCTAAAACTCTATAATCGTGATTGTCCATTATTCCTCCATGTTGTTTTGTGAGTAAAATCATAAAATTAAAAAAATAGCATAAGAACGTTTAAAAAATAATTTTCTCATATTTTGTTGTAAAAATGCTTGAAACGTTGCATACGTTGGGCGTAGTTTTTTATGTGGTTTTCATAAAAGAACCTTGAGCCTTTTAAAACAAAAAGGATAAGTTATTTTTAAGCCATTCCATAGCTTATTTTCTAAATAAATTTATACTTTCCTAACAAATTAAAATTTATAGTATATTTTTTTATATTATAGCATATAACATAGTTTTTTTCTATTTTTTTATAGGAATTTTATAGAATTTCGAAATGACAGTCTTATAGAACTAGGTCGATTTTTTAAGAGTTTATAGGATAATAATGTGTTCAGACTTTCTTAGAAAAAAGGGATGAATCATAACCATTTTTCTAAGAAAGAACTGGAAATTTATTTGTTCATAAGCGTAGCTTATTTTTCATTTACTAGAAAGTATAAATTTCTTCAGAAAATAAGCTACACCATTTTTTTGAAATATGCAATTTTTCAAGGCAAAATTTTTCAGAAACCAAAAATTTAGAAAAATATTTATACTCTACCAGATGAAGCGTAGTTTATTTTTTATTGTACTTACACATAATTTTTTCTAAATTTTCTTCTGTTACAAATTCATCTAATATTTTTAAAATAACAGTTAAATTCTCATCTATGTCTTCTCTTTCTGATTTACTAAATCTACCCAACACATAATTTACTGTTGCTTCTCTACTTTTGGATTTTCCTATTCCAACTTTTATTCTTGGAAATTTATCTC is a window from the Haliovirga abyssi genome containing:
- a CDS encoding DDE-type integrase/transposase/recombinase: MPKYVYTLLKIIAIQQKLIIALMIFALGKKFEFLNSKSDDKPIDKKYHRLIVDKMPIFKKIVKFDYKILLEQYQLKHNKPLKPIKRRKESSVPKSLICPICGAPHIYIYDNNGHKGQFKCKICNTNFHEKNHFAKFVVFKCPHCGKTLEKIKERKDFFVHKCTNKKCSFYLKNLQKMDADERKIYKNDPSKFKLHYIYREFTFDFNSLDKDSLVPIPSDLSKIQVSPYTLGLILSYNINFGISARKTANLLKEIHGINISYQSILNYAKAVATNVKPIIDNYPYKLSDSICGDETYTKVLGKWKYIFFFFDTKKKIILSHYTSSSRDTKSACKALIDVISKYRELPEDFQVIVDGNPIYLLAQQFFAQHDINFNVEQVIGLTNKDKVSKKFRPLKQIIERLNRTFKENYHYTNGYNSHSGAFTSVTLFTAYFNFLRPHSSLENNVPVVIPELTDLPNMPARWGKLIELSQYFIPEKHIA
- a CDS encoding cell division protein FtsA → MKNLFALDVGTRNVVGLLVDYEENKIIIKKSITLEHETRAMEDGQIHDIEKVSETVLKIKESIENGEENRVTQVAVAVAGRALVTSSAKAEKEFNPKYEITEENVATLELIAVQNSMINLSEKYKEYHCVGYTVSEYKLDNEYIKNPKLQKGSKLEVEVLATFLPKIVVDSIFTMAKKVNLEIINLTLEPIAAISVVISEDMRKLNLALVDIGAGTSDIAVTKSGKIIGYEMVPMAGDEITEKISEEYILDFSEAEKIKRELNKDIEKVGYTDILGMEYEIDKKEILGKIEPVIHELSHKIADKILELNGKAPQAIILIGGGSLIPLLRENLSEAISLPIQRVAVRGTEIIKNMVDKTNMLTTAEFITPVGIANMAINGRGFKIISVTINRISHRVFSFKNSITLRDTLLSSGLSMKKLYSSSGNPITFKLNGKLRFEKGEIGQLATIKVNGEKRSLEDEIFDNDEIEIIYKRAGRDAVFYIENLKKEYKNIEVKINDEKKILEPIIKVNGEIKADNYLIKDNDEIEVKEKFLAKDILDSENSLKFYINGKEMEILVPNEILLRDNKELDLNSEIFNGDILETKKIDKAMLKVKDVMDITEESEEIKVTVNGEIINFGKIGVEILKNSKKTSGEDIIENGDRIEVAGSSSSKLILSDIFNYYNPEDLIKERGGVLQIELNGKKAEFITPIKNRDVIKLYYAKTFKK
- a CDS encoding endonuclease MutS2, with the protein product MDNHDYRVLEFDKIRNIISGFVYTEEVQNRILNLEPLKDINEIKKSMKIIEDYMDLLRYDAGIELEGLKNIKNVIEKTELIGTYLSPEEFYYINENLKLFRRAKNKIESLKDKYRALYLFFKDVPIYKGIEELISKVVDENKEIKDDASLEIREIRRQKKSINDTINRKFDEIVNNPNNAKAIQEKIVTIRDGRCVIPIKADFKGQIKGIEHDRSSSGATIYIEPLSVVSLNNKIRELEVREREEIRKLLLRLTDTIRNNRDGIENLAENILEIDFLNSKAMYSIENDCKIPKYNDREYLKLIKARHPLLRKEESVPLTFEVGKKYNIMLITGPNTGGKTVTLKTAGLITIMALSGIPVPADEQSDIGMFNGVYADIGDEQSIEQSLSSFSSHLKNIKTITEKTTRNSLILLDELGSGTDPIEGAAFAMAVVDYIKSKNAKLIVTTHYSEVKAYGYNEEGIETASMEFDVETLSPTYKLLMGIPGKSNALIIAKKLGLKPDIIERAEKYISEEDKKVENMIRNIEEKSREIEAEKLKVEELKADFEKKTREYEEKLEEIEKEKNNTLKEAYDKADELLKNMQMKAKALVDKIQKEENIKQDAKETQKSLNMLRKSLVEDKEKTVKIIKKRNKHIDIKVGEDVFLTKLGQNAIVLKVMESKGEIQVQAGILKLMVSIDDVKKIEKKKKQKSRSKNYAFTKSRVRSEIDLRGETLDEAIIDLDNYLDKAMLNNYQEIYIIHGKGTGKLRIGIQKYIKTSRYIASFRDGNMNEGGLGVTVAELK